A single window of bacterium DNA harbors:
- a CDS encoding MOSC domain-containing protein — protein MGKTVSWKGRTIETSIFKDPVTGRVAVGKTNVEGDRQSDLTVHGGPDKAVYSYALEDYLWWQAELNRALTPGAFGENLTTGGLEERNVFIGDVLRAGTAILQVVQPRLPCYKLGIKFGDDQMPKRFMKAARWGIYFRVLEEGTVESGDSIEFVSRDPQQISVPELAILASKDRFNLTLVDRALAIPSLNFEWREMLQANVEKRNR, from the coding sequence ATGGGTAAAACCGTTTCCTGGAAAGGACGGACCATCGAAACGAGTATTTTTAAGGACCCGGTCACCGGACGTGTTGCGGTTGGCAAAACAAATGTGGAAGGAGATCGACAGAGCGACCTGACGGTGCATGGAGGCCCGGACAAAGCGGTGTATTCTTATGCGCTGGAGGATTATCTGTGGTGGCAGGCCGAGCTGAATCGCGCACTGACACCCGGAGCATTTGGTGAGAACCTGACAACCGGGGGACTGGAGGAACGCAACGTTTTTATCGGCGATGTGCTGAGGGCCGGCACCGCGATTCTTCAAGTTGTGCAGCCACGATTGCCCTGCTACAAGCTCGGGATCAAATTCGGTGATGATCAAATGCCAAAGCGCTTTATGAAGGCGGCAAGATGGGGGATTTATTTTCGTGTTTTGGAAGAAGGGACTGTGGAAAGTGGTGATTCAATCGAATTTGTGTCGCGCGATCCGCAGCAAATCAGCGTTCCTGAGCTTGCGATTCTTGCATCCAAAGACAGATTCAATCTAACGCTTGTTGACCGTGCTCTTGCTATCCCATCCCTAAACTTTGAGTGGCGGGAAATGTTGCAGGCAAACGTAGAGAAGAGAAACAGATGA
- a CDS encoding ABC transporter permease yields the protein MESLWRNLKHGLRILRKKRGATLVMILSLAFGIGAATAIFSIVQGILLNPLPYHKPAELINVWESNPSQGMDQFSASPLNYLDWKKHNQVFENMAAYESSSLTLTGIGEPERLSGAEIRSELIPLLGVPLVLGRNFTEEEMVPGKSNVAILSFGLWKRRFGGDPDILGRLIRIDGQEHKVVGVLPQTFSFPSEQTEILLPFAFDERALSNRGAKWLGVIARLRPGVNLGQAQENMNVVARNLEVAYPDKNKGWGVLLGKLEESVVEEVRKPVLILFAAVCVVLFIACANVAGLLLAGNATRRQEMAIRAALGAKRRHLLSQLLTESVLLGLIGGFLGLLLAVWTKDSLLYWAEKFLPRVSEIAINTQVLGFAFIVSVASGIFFGLLPALLITRPESAIRSQSRGFTQGGARNTFVIAEVALAIVLLSGAGLLIRSLHSLVDVSPGFNPQNVLRFTIQNPESRYPERAQVGVFHLALLERLKNVPGIKDAAAASLLPLTGEDWSFSIDIKGRELPEGDQPSVEYRVVSAGYFRTMKIPIREGRSFTEQDRPNTQPVSVVNEAFARRFFPDQNPIGQEVRIGDTVREFRQIVGVSGNVKDFGLGSDSIPVIYVALSQRPLRYMNYVLRTADDPEKIASIVRQVVHSMDRDMPVFELGTMDHVLSDSISRRKFITYLLAFFAVTALSLALLGLYGLLSYSVSSRTQEIGVRMAMGAEKIHVLRLILDSGVRLVSAGILLGLAGALVATRVLSNMLFEITPTDPVTLAAVAFLLMTVALLAMFFPAKRAANVDPLEALRYE from the coding sequence TAAACCCTTTGCCGTACCACAAACCAGCGGAGCTGATTAACGTATGGGAAAGCAATCCATCACAGGGGATGGATCAGTTCAGTGCTTCTCCGCTGAATTACCTGGACTGGAAGAAGCACAATCAGGTATTTGAAAACATGGCGGCTTATGAATCGAGCAGTTTGACGCTCACCGGGATCGGCGAACCGGAGCGTCTCTCAGGAGCGGAAATAAGATCCGAGTTGATTCCCCTGCTTGGAGTTCCGCTCGTTCTTGGAAGAAATTTCACCGAAGAAGAAATGGTCCCTGGAAAAAGCAATGTAGCAATTCTCAGTTTCGGTTTGTGGAAGCGCCGTTTTGGTGGCGATCCGGACATTTTGGGCAGATTGATCCGCATTGACGGCCAGGAACACAAAGTTGTCGGTGTGTTGCCCCAAACCTTTTCGTTTCCATCGGAACAAACCGAGATTCTGTTGCCATTTGCGTTTGATGAGAGGGCATTGTCCAATCGTGGCGCCAAATGGCTGGGTGTGATCGCGCGATTAAGACCTGGCGTGAATCTCGGTCAAGCGCAAGAAAACATGAATGTGGTGGCAAGGAATCTTGAAGTGGCTTATCCGGATAAGAACAAAGGATGGGGTGTGCTACTGGGAAAGTTGGAGGAATCGGTTGTCGAAGAAGTTCGAAAGCCTGTCCTGATCCTTTTTGCAGCGGTGTGCGTCGTGTTATTCATCGCTTGCGCCAATGTTGCGGGCCTTTTGCTCGCAGGAAACGCAACAAGGCGGCAGGAGATGGCGATCCGGGCAGCACTGGGAGCAAAACGAAGACATCTATTGTCGCAGTTACTTACGGAAAGCGTTCTGCTCGGTTTGATCGGAGGATTTTTAGGTCTGCTTCTGGCGGTTTGGACCAAAGACTCACTTCTGTATTGGGCGGAAAAATTTCTTCCAAGAGTCAGTGAAATTGCTATCAATACTCAGGTGCTCGGATTTGCATTCATTGTTTCGGTTGCATCGGGGATTTTTTTTGGATTGCTTCCGGCATTGTTAATAACACGTCCGGAGTCCGCAATCCGCTCTCAAAGTCGCGGTTTCACGCAGGGCGGAGCCCGCAACACATTTGTGATCGCCGAAGTTGCTCTCGCTATCGTACTTTTAAGTGGCGCTGGTTTGCTGATCCGTTCTCTGCACAGCCTGGTGGACGTTTCACCAGGCTTCAATCCACAGAATGTTCTGCGATTCACAATACAAAACCCGGAAAGTCGATATCCTGAAAGGGCTCAGGTTGGCGTTTTTCATTTAGCGCTGTTGGAGCGCTTGAAAAACGTGCCGGGCATCAAAGATGCCGCAGCCGCCAGTTTGCTGCCATTAACTGGAGAAGATTGGTCATTTTCCATCGATATTAAGGGGCGTGAACTTCCGGAAGGAGATCAACCTTCCGTGGAATACCGTGTTGTCAGCGCAGGATATTTCCGCACGATGAAGATTCCAATCCGCGAAGGACGTTCCTTTACGGAGCAGGACAGACCCAATACTCAACCAGTCAGTGTGGTCAATGAAGCTTTCGCGCGTCGCTTTTTCCCGGATCAGAATCCGATTGGCCAGGAAGTTCGAATTGGCGATACGGTAAGGGAATTCAGACAAATAGTGGGAGTTTCAGGCAATGTAAAAGATTTCGGGCTGGGCTCCGATAGCATACCTGTGATCTATGTTGCTCTCTCGCAAAGACCACTTCGTTACATGAACTACGTTCTTCGGACAGCGGATGATCCGGAAAAAATAGCATCCATCGTTCGCCAGGTTGTGCATTCCATGGATCGTGACATGCCTGTCTTTGAACTGGGGACGATGGATCATGTTTTGTCAGACTCGATCAGCCGCAGGAAATTCATAACTTATCTGCTTGCGTTCTTTGCAGTGACTGCGTTGTCTCTCGCACTGCTGGGTCTTTACGGGCTTCTTTCGTATTCGGTAAGCAGCCGCACGCAGGAAATCGGTGTTCGGATGGCGATGGGAGCAGAAAAAATTCATGTTCTTCGTTTGATTCTCGACTCAGGCGTTCGCCTGGTGAGCGCCGGCATTCTGCTCGGTCTGGCGGGAGCCCTTGTTGCAACGAGAGTGTTGTCCAACATGCTGTTTGAGATTACGCCAACGGATCCAGTAACTCTTGCCGCGGTCGCATTTTTGCTGATGACGGTAGCTTTGTTAGCCATGTTTTTCCCCGCAAAACGCGCCGCTAACGTTGATCCGCTGGAAGCGCTTCGCTACGAATAA
- a CDS encoding TetR/AcrR family transcriptional regulator encodes MKTAREKILSTASKLFYRRGINSVGVDEIVRRSGVTKMTLYKHFPSKDILATNCLGEIHQQWSSWFLKRVQVRGATAKTSEERILVIFDVLEEWFQTPGFRGCPFINTVAEIGERNHPARKAAVAFKQRLLDTIEETLSSVGGNHTNLLGVQLLMLVDGAIVRAVMTDSSRPANIAGNAARLLLQSFFPKSTR; translated from the coding sequence ATGAAGACCGCGCGTGAGAAAATTCTATCCACCGCAAGCAAGCTGTTTTACCGGCGTGGCATCAATAGTGTGGGAGTTGACGAAATCGTGAGGCGATCCGGTGTGACCAAGATGACACTCTATAAACACTTCCCTTCAAAAGACATACTTGCGACAAATTGCCTGGGAGAAATCCATCAGCAGTGGAGCTCGTGGTTTTTGAAACGTGTGCAGGTCCGAGGCGCCACAGCGAAAACTTCTGAAGAGCGGATCCTTGTAATCTTCGATGTGCTTGAGGAATGGTTTCAGACTCCCGGTTTTCGCGGCTGTCCATTTATCAATACAGTCGCTGAAATAGGGGAGCGAAATCATCCCGCGCGAAAAGCGGCCGTCGCATTCAAGCAAAGACTTTTAGACACAATTGAAGAAACTCTTTCCTCAGTGGGCGGGAATCACACGAACTTGCTGGGAGTTCAGCTTCTGATGCTCGTGGATGGCGCTATTGTGCGCGCTGTCATGACCGATTCTTCGCGACCTGCTAATATCGCCGGCAACGCGGCGCGGCTCCTCCTCCAATCATTTTTTCCGAAAAGTACGCGTTAG